In one Nicotiana sylvestris chromosome 8, ASM39365v2, whole genome shotgun sequence genomic region, the following are encoded:
- the LOC104214567 gene encoding vacuolar-processing enzyme-like → MIRHIAGTLFIIGLALNVAVSESRNVLKLPSEVSRFFGADKSNVGDDHDDDSVGTRWAILLAGSNGYWNYRHQADICHAYQLLKKGGLKDENIVVFMYDDIANNEENPRPGVIINSPHGEDVYKGVPKDYTGDDVTVNNFFAALLGNKTALSGGSGKVVNSGPNDHILIFYSDHGGPGVLGMPTDPYLYANDLIDVLKKKHASGTYKSLVFYLEACESGSIFEGLLPEGLNIYATTASNAEESSWGTYCPGEYPSPPIEYETCLGDLYSISWMEDSELHNLRTESLKQQYHLVRERTATGNPVYGSHVMQYGDLHLSKDALYLYMGTNPANDNYTFMDDNSLRVSKAVNQRDADLLHFWYKFRKAPEGSVRKIEAQKQLNEAISHRVHLDNSIALVGKLLFGIKKGPEVLSSVRPAGQPLVDDWDCLKSFVRTFETHCGSLSQYGMKHMRSIANICNVGIKMAQMVEASAQACPSFASNTWSSLQRGFSA, encoded by the exons ATGATTCGTCACATCGCCGGTACTCTGTTCATAATTGGACTCGCACTTAACGTCGCCGTTTCAGAGAGCCGTAATGTTTTGAAACTTCCGTCAGAAGTTTCTAGATTCTTCGGTGCCGATAAGAGTAATGTCGGCGATGATCATGATGACGACTCCGTCGGTACCAGATGGGCTATCCTGCTAGCCGGATCTAACGGTTATTGGAATTACCGTCACCAG GCTGATATATGCCACGCATATCAACTGTTGAAGAAGGGTGGTCTCAAAGATGAGAACATTGTTGTGTTTATGTACGATGACATTGCTAACAATGAAGAGAATCCAAGACCAGGAGTTATCATTAATAGCCCTCATGGTGAGGATGTTTACAAAGGAGTTCCTAAG GATTACACTGGGGATGATGTTACTGTTAACAACTTTTTTGCTGCTCTCCTTGGGAACAAAACTGCTCTTAGTGGAGGCAGCGGAAAGGTGGTGAATAGTGGTCCGAATGATCATATCCTCATCTTCTATAGTGATCATGGCGGCCCTGGAGTGCTTG GGATGCCTACCGATCCTTACCTCTATGCAAACGATCTGATTGACgtgttgaagaagaagcatgcTTCCGGAACATATAAAAGCTTG GTATTTTACCTTGAAGCTTGTGAGTCTGGTAGTATATTTGAGGGTCTTCTTCCTGAAGGTTTAAATATCTATGCCACAACAGCATCAAATGCTGAAGAGAGTAGCTGGGGAACCTATTGTCCTGGAGAGTATCCCAGTCCTCCTATTGAATATGAGACTTGCCTGGGTGACTTGTACAGTATTTCCTGGATGGAGGACAG TGAATTACACAACCTGCGGACTGAAAGTCTGAAGCAGCAGTATCACCTG GTCAGAGAGAGAACTGCTACTGGGAATCCTGTTTATGGTTCACATGTCATGCAATATGGTGATCTACATCTCAGCAAGGATGCTCTATACTTATATATGGGTACAAATCCTGCTAATGATAATTATACTTTTATGGATGACAATTCCTTGCGAGTATCAAAGGCCGTTAACCAGCGTGATGCAGATCTTCTGCATTTTTGGTACAAG TTCCGCAAGGCTCCTGAGGGCTCTGTGAGGAAAATTGAGGCTCAGAAACAGTTAAATGAAGCAATATCACATAGAGTGCACTTGGACAACAGCATAGCCCTTGTCGGTAAACTTCTATTTGGAATTAAAAAAGGTCCAGAGGTGCTAAGTAGTGTCCGCCCTGCTGGTCAGCCTCTTGTTGATGACTGGGACTGCCTTAAATCCTTT GTAAGAACATTTGAGACACATTGTGGATCGTTATCCCAGTATGGAATGAAACATATGCGCTCCATTGCTAACATATGCAACGTTGGAATTAAGATGGCGCAGATGGTGGAGGCATCAGCACAAGCTTGTCCCAGCTTTGCATCCAATACTTGGAGTTCCCTCCAGAGGGGTTTTAGTGCATGA